A single window of Dermacentor albipictus isolate Rhodes 1998 colony chromosome 1, USDA_Dalb.pri_finalv2, whole genome shotgun sequence DNA harbors:
- the LOC135909388 gene encoding testicular acid phosphatase-like: protein MSVSTSTAPKQGQRAPDNLLYVFVISRHGQRTPVMRCQNLHKNEPVDYGQLTEKGREQTFRLGQFLRDRYKMFMEASDKPGQVLATHVGLDRCRDSVKETLRGLGVPAAATSADPTRYDVPFLGSVNDNMDKALKEPGRGNFATLGDLVAFVAERTGAPWQNNGDKFLVMDSLVTHVLNGNPVPDWAKPMWDDLLWADRRVFVRALVGYERPFAGYVLGRVLDTLTVKFEKRAERPDMVHVFSMSDTSVFSVLKILDASHDGRPCFCASVLIEVYKDGPEECVRVLYCTQEEPCLVPTDKTENPCELSKFLTFLGSVLKAP from the coding sequence ATGTCCGTATCAACTTCCACGGCTCCGAAGCAGGGTCAGAGGGCGCCAGACAACCTGCTTTACGTGTTCGTTATCAGCCGGCATGGCCAACGGACTCCCGTCATGCGCTGCCAGAACCTGCACAAGAACGAACCCGTCGACTACGGCCAGCTCACCGAGAAAGGTCGTGAGCAGACCTTCAGACTGGGCCAGTTCCTGCGGGACCGCTACAAAATGTTTATGGAGGCTTCGGACAAGCCCGGCCAGGTACTGGCCACCCATGTCGGTTTGGATCGGTGCCGTGACAGCGTGAAAGAGACCCTGCGTGGCCTGGGCGTGCCGGCGGCAGCGACCAGCGCCGACCCGACGCGTTACGACGTGCCGTTTCTCGGCAGCGTGAACGACAACATGGACAAGGCGCTTAAGGAGCCGGGCAGAGGAAACTTCGCCACGCTGGGAGACCTGGTCGCTTTCGTCGCCGAGAGGACGGGGGCGCCGTGGCAGAACAACGGGGACAAGTTCCTCGTCATGGACAGCCTGGTGACTCACGTGCTCAACGGGAACCCCGTGCCGGACTGGGCCAAGCCCATGTGGGACGACTTGCTGTGGGCGGACCGGAGGGTGTTTGTGCGGGCGCTCGTGGGTTACGAGCGGCCGTTCGCCGGTTACGTGCTGGGCCGGGTGCTGGACACCCTCACAGTCAAGTTCGAGAAGCGCGCAGAGCGGCCCGACATGGTGCACGTCTTCTCCATGTCAGACACGAGCGTGTTTTCGGTGCTGAAGATCCTCGACGCGTCGCATGATGGCCGACCGTGCTTTTGTGCCAGCGTCTTGATTGAGGTGTACAAGGACGGCCCCGAGGAATGTGTGCGAGTCCTGTACTGTACCCAAGAAGAGCCTTGCCTTGTTCCCACTGACAAGACAGAAAACCCGTGTGAGCTGAGCAAGTTTCTGACATTTCTGGGTAGCGTTTTAAAAGCGCCTTAG